A region of Gracilinanus agilis isolate LMUSP501 chromosome 3, AgileGrace, whole genome shotgun sequence DNA encodes the following proteins:
- the LOC123239517 gene encoding LOW QUALITY PROTEIN: protein SCAF11-like (The sequence of the model RefSeq protein was modified relative to this genomic sequence to represent the inferred CDS: inserted 5 bases in 3 codons) has product MKRKNNNISNEGDEEHKDTEGEENRMCPHSILIPYEEADRCPICLSCILEKEVGFPENCNHIFCITCILKWAETLPSCPIDRKPFQAICKFSALEGCIKVQVPRQLRETDDKKHEXDCHSVNIKSCKRKREDVKRDLLSAEFYKDLKKMHRNTSNNEMVKRKATLIKINKXVFSSDNHIGESSCTIRSYXGFTEFTEIDSMIRQKRQELQLSWFSDTLPGVARVGFIPWMAGAEIIPLVSSMLPRTIFPMNTISLEDFGSFCKEHALAHTQGGEEKKQTSGTSNSRGTRRKPAETTPRRRSTRNMKSETVSQSQNSPISNNSECDAPDSNNSSVNVSTSADSKKQIRPVPKRKPKRRTRKAPVVRKKLRSSSSLPEKSSSSDSADEEVIESDTLPVLDKECISNTESCNSCIMQPDIEQESVNGLGSLNEHVDIEELKENYGKEPDTVEKSFSDSGDPEPSLLVEEEIKEIENKGTEKDTLFLESELSKNNTEKEDERIETQVKTSEHSELEVKADAALKSPQNELLTHSKSEGDVNQVDTNFKDEVFESSESKVNEDQCTESLKVSIVGHLDSEIKVLCVQSSEVESLEHEEALLVEDHVPENPKVDLLDHTESGELDCPGNEESTIVYSNNEHLESTQENKNFLKDDLSDNDNVNKSIEEKSEFLAEENKNTESSNLDSEQFPKHFNEDNNETIPMECDSFCSDQNESESELTVSAKTKLEENSQDKTQDSDLISVKGATLMHETENSANLVDKAKKPRTRRSTFHSPTTWSPSKDIIRERKQSQSQSPKKDIGKESRKSHSQSPKMEITRGRRRSRSQSRSPKRDVARERKRSQSWSPKREEGRKSQSLSPRRDTSREGRRSQSRTKDSSPREKSRSRSRERENDRDGQRRDRVRERRARRWSRSRSRSRSCSRSRTKSNKSSFSRNDRDSYSPRWKERWTYDNWRFPRGNDRYRKNEQDKQNENLKKEKNEVNPDIDEQCSADKHKNDCPDWIMERINSGQDPRTRNTEKFKDSHWEENRHDNSGKPWNKNFGSSWMSSRGRGNRGRSTFRTGFGHNEQNENRWQNRKPLSGNSNSSGNESSKFIEQQSYRRKSEQEFSFDTPADRSGWTSASSWAVRKTLPADVQNYYSRRGRNSSGPQSGWMRQEEETPEQDQNLKDQTNQQGDGTQLPITMMPQQMNVMQQQMNAQHQTMNIFPYPVGVHAPLMNIQRNPFNIHPQLPMHLHTGVPLMQVAAPANVSRGLPPPLPPPPPSQQVNYIASQPDGKQPQGIPSASHVGNNTSTPVLPAPTSTPGNMGTFQGPSSGNASSSNHSKALNAAVKLAESKVSVTVEASADSSKTDKKLQIQEKAAQEVKLAIKPFYQNKDITKEEYKEIVRKAVDKVCHSKSGEVNSAKVANLVKAYVDKYKHSRKGSQKKNPEEPASTEKK; this is encoded by the exons atgaagaggaaaaataacaatatttcaaATGAGGGGGATGAGGAACACAAAGACACTGAAGGTGAAGAAAATAGAATGTGCCCTCATTCCATTCTCATTCCATATGAAGAAGCTGATAGATGCCCAATATGTCTTTCCTGCATATTAGAGAAGGAAGTTGGTTTTCCTGAAAATTGTAATCATATCTTCTGCATTACCTGTATTCTTAAGTGGGCAGAGACTCTGCCTTCGTGTCCAATTGATCGAAAACCGTTTCAGGCAATATGTAAATTCAGTGCATTGGAAGGTTGTATTAAGGTACAAGTACCAAGACAATTAAGAGAAACAGATGATAAGAAACATG TGGATTGCCATTCTGTAAATATTAAAAGCtgcaagagaaaaagagaagatgtaAAAAGAGATCTGTTAAGTGCAGAATTTTATAAAGATTTGAAGAAAATGCATAGAAATACTTCAAATAATGAAATGGTGAAAAGGAAAGCCACATTAATTAAGATAAATAA TGTATTTTCTTCTGATAATCACATTGGAGAATCTTCTTGTACCATTAGGAGTTA TGGATTTACAGAATTCACTGAAATTGACTCAATGATTAGACAAAAGAGACAGGAACTCCAATTGTCATGGTTCTCTGATACATTACCTGGAGTTGCAAGAGTTGGTTTCATTCCTTGGATGGCTGGAGCTGAAATCATTCCTCTTGTTTCCTCTATGTTGCCAAGAACAATTTTTCCAATGAATACTATTTCTTTGGAGGACTTTGGGTCATTTTGCAAGGAACATGCGCTAGCACATACAcaagggggagaggagaagaaacaaaCTTCAGGCACATCAAATAGTAGAGGAACAAGAAGAAAGCCTGCAGAAACAACTCCTAGGAGAAGATCTACACGTAATATGAAATCTGAAACTGTTAGTCAGTCTCAGAATTCACCGATTTCAAATAATTCTGAGTGTGATGCTCCAGATAGCAATAATTCATCGGTAAATGTTTCCACTTCAGCAGATTCCAAGAAGCAGATTAGACCAGTCCCCAAAAGAAAGCCTAAGAGAAGAACTAGAAAGGCACCTGTAGTTAGAAAGAAACTTCGAAGTTCATCATCTCTCCCTGAAAAATCATCTTCTAGTGATTCTGCAGATGAAGAAGTTATAGAGTCTGACACACTCCCTGTATTGGATAAAGAATGTATATCCAATACAGAAAGTTGCAACTCTTGCATCATGCAGCCAGACATAGAGCAAGAATCTGTTAATGGCTTGGGAAGTTTAAATGAACATGTAGACATTGAGGAActtaaagaaaattatggaaaagaaccGGATACTGTAGAGAAGTCATTTTCTGATTCTGGTGATCCAGAACCTTCTCTGCTagttgaagaagaaattaaggaaattgagAACAAAGGTACTGAGAAAGACACTTTGTTTTTAGAAAGTGAGCTCTCTAAGAATAATACTGAGAAAGAAGATGAACGAATAGAAACTCAAGTTAAAACATCTGAGCATTCAGAATTAGAGGTAAAGGCAGATGCAGCCCTTAAAAGTCCTCAAAATGAATTGCTTACACATTCAAAATCTGAGGGAGATGTAAACCAGGTTGATACTAATTTCAAAGATGAGGTATTTGAGAGTTCAGAATCAAAGGTAAATGAAGATCAATGTACAGAGAGTCTCAAAGTGAGTATCGTTGGCCATCTTGATTCTGAGATTAAAGTATTATGTGTACAAAGTTCTGAGGTTGAGTCCCTTGAACATGAAGAAGCATTACTTGTAGAAGATCATGTTCCTGAGAACCCAAAGGTTGATTTGCTTGATCATACAGAATCTGGTGAACTGGATTGCCCTGGAAATGAGGAAAGTACAATAGTTTATTCAAATAATGAACATTTAGAAAgtactcaagaaaataaaaattttttgaaagatgatcTGTCAGACAATGATAATGTTAACAAATCTATAGAagagaagtctgaatttcttgctgaagaaaataaaaatacagaatcATCTAATTTAGATAGCGAACAGTTCCCCAAACATTTTAATGAGGACAATAATGAAACAATACCTATGGAATGTGACTCATTTTGTAGTGACCAAAATGAATCTGAGAGTGAACTGACTGTCAGTGCTAAAACCAAACTGGAGGAAAATTCTCAAGATAAAACACAAGATTCAGATCTTATAAGTGTAAAGGGTGCAACACTCATGCATGAAACTGAAAATTCTGCAAATTTAGTAGATAAGGCTAAAAAGCCTCGAACTAGAAGGTCTACATTTCACTCTCCTACAACATGGTCTCCTAGCAAAGACATTATACGGGAAAGGAAGCAGTCTCAATCTCAATCTCCTAAGAAAGACAtaggaaaagaaagcagaaaatctCATTCTCAATCTCCCAAAATGGAAATTACCAGAGGTCGAAGACGATCTCGGTCTCAGTCTCGATCTCCAAAGAGGGATGTTGCAAGAGAGAGGAAACGATCTCAGTCTTGGTCTccaaaaagagaggaaggcagGAAGTCTCAGTCACTCTCTCCTAGGAGAGACACTTCAAGAGAGGGCAGACGGTCTCAATCAAGAACAAAAGATTCTTCCCCAAGAGAGAAATCTAGATCTcgaagcagagaaagagaaaatgacagaGATGGGCAAAGGAGAGATCGTGTTAGGGAGAGGAGGGCCAGAAGGTGGTCTAGGTCCAGATCTCGTTCTAGGTCATGTTCAAGATCTAGAACAAAAAGTAATAAGTCCTCCTTCAGTAGAAATGACAGAGACAGTTACTCTCCTAGGTGGAAGGAAAGATGGACATATGACAATTGGAGGTTTCCCAGGGGAAATGATAGATACAGAAAGAATGAACAAGATAAGCAGAatgaaaacttgaaaaaagaaaaaaatgaggttaaTCCAGATATTGATGAACAGTGTTCTGCTGATAAACATAAAAATGACTGTCCAGATTggataatggaaagaataaattCAGGTCAAGACCCAAGGACTAGGAATACAGAGAAATTTAAAGATTCTCATTGGGAAGAAAATAGACATGATAATTCAGGGAAACCTTGGAATAAAAACTTTGGTTCCAGTTGGATGTCCAGCCGGGGCAGAGGCAACCGGGGCAGAAGTACCTTCAGAACAGGATTTGGACATAATGAACAGAATGAAAATAGATGGCAAAACAGAAAGCCCCTCTCAGGGAACTCAAATAGTTCAGGGAATGAGTCATCAAAGTTTATTGAACAGCAATCCTATAGACGTAAAAGTGAGCAAGAATTTTCATTTGATACCCCTGCTGATAGGTCAGGGTGGACTTCTGCATCTAGTTGGGCTGTAAGAAAGACGTTGCCTGCTGATGTACAGAATTATTATTCAAGAAGAGGGAGGAATTCCTCAGGCCCACAGTCTGGTTGGATGAGGCAAGAAGAGGAAACACCTGAGCAAGATCAAAACCTCAAAGACCAAACCAACCAACAAGGTGATGGTACTCAGCTTCCTATAACTATGATGCCGCAACAAATGAATGTAATGCAACAACAAATGAATGCACAACACCAAACTATGAATATCTTCCCATATCCTGTGGGTGTTCATGCCCCCTTGATGAACATCCAACGTAATCCATTTAACATTCATCCTCAGCTACCCATGCATCTCCATACAGGAGTGCCTCTCATGCAGGTAGCTGCTCCTGCTAATGTATCTCGGGgattaccaccaccactacccccTCCCCCGCCATCCCAACAAGTCAACTACATTGCTTCACAACCAGATGGAAAACAACCACAGGGTATTCCTAGTGCTTCTCATGTAGGTAATAACACAAGTACACCAGTCTTGCCTGCTCCAACATCAACCCCTGGAAATATGGGCACATTTCAGGGACCAAGTTCTGGTAATGCTTCATCATCAAATCACAGCAAAGCTCTTAATGCTGCTGTAAAATTGGCAGAAAGCAAAGTAAGTGTTACAGTGGAAGCCAGCGCAGATAGCTCGAAGACAGACAAGAAATTGCAAATTCAAGAAAAAGCAGCACAGGAAGTAAAATTGGCCATTAAACCATTTTACCAAAATAAAGATATTACCAAGGAAGAATACAAAGAGATTGTGCGGAAGGCAGTAGATAAAGTTTGCCATAGTAAGAGTGGAGAAGTGAATTCTGCTAAAGTGGCAAATCTGGTTAAAGCCTATGTAGACAAATACAAACATTCTCGGAAGGGGAGCCAAAAGAAAAACCCAGAAGAACCTGCATCTACTGAAAAAAAATAG